AACAGCCGCCTGGTCGTGGCCATCGGTCTCCCGCTGCCCGGCAGCCGCAACGACTGCCGGGCCTTCACCGAGTCCGGCATCGATCGGGCCTGCCGCGGCGCCCCGACCCTTGCCGACGGCGGCTACCAAGGCACCGGCCTCCTGATCCCGCACCGCAAACGACGAGGCCAGAGCCACCTCAGCCCCTCGCAGGAGGCAGAGAACGCCGTCCATCGCCGGGCACGAGCGCGCGTGGAACACGCCCTGTCGCGGTTGAAGAACTGGAAGATCCTGCGGGACTGCCGACTCAAGGGCGACGGAGTTCACCAGGCCATGCTCGGCATCGCCCGACTGCACAACCTGGCCCTCACTGGATAACTCACACTCCATACGGGACAACCTCTAGGGCGCCATGGCTGCGCCCGCAACGTCCGGGCCGGTAGGCTTTCCGTGTGATCTTCAAGCGCATCGGAAACGGCCGGCCGTACCCCGACCACGGCCGGGAAAGCACCCGGCAGTGGGCGGACGTCGCTCCGCGTCCGGTCCGCCTCGATCAGCTCGTGACGACCAAGGGCCAGCTCGATCTGGAAACCCTCCTCGCCGAGGACTCCACCTTCTACGGCGACCTCTTCGCGCACGTCGTGAAGTGGCAGGGCGATCTGTATCTGGAGGACGGTCTGCACCGCGCGGTGCGCGCCGCGCTCCAGCAGCGGCAGGTGCTGCACGCGCGGGTTCTCGAACTCGACTGACCCTTTCGGGTTGCCTTGCGGCGAACCACGGAACGTCTACTGATCATCTAATAGGCATCGCCGTCCCGGCGCACTACGCTGCGCCCATGAGCATGCTGACTCCTCCCGGCATGGGTGGCCAGTACAAGATCACGGGGGACAAGTACCCCCGGATGCGCCCGGCCCGGCGACGCGGCAGGCTCGCGTTCCTCGGCGTCGCGTGCGTCACCGTCCTCGGCGTGCTCGGCTGGGGCACGCTCCAGCTCGTGGACGTCTTCACCGGCGGCGACAAGGCCTCGGCGGCCGGTGCCGCGGGGTGTGTCACCGCGTCCGCGAGGACGAGCGCCGCGCCCGCCGCGGCCAAGCTCCCGAAGCCCGGTCAGGTCACCGTCAACGTCCTCAACGCGACGACCCGCGGCGGGCTCGCGCAGAAGACCGCCGACGAGCTGAAGAAGCGCGGCTTCCGCATCGGCGACGTGAGCAACGCGCCCAAGGAGTACGACAAGAAGGTCGACGGCACGGGCCTCCTGCTCGGCCCGGCCGCCTCCCTGAAGAGTTCGCTCACCGTGCTCGGCACCCAGTTGGCCGGTGCCGAACCGCGCGTCGAAGCGGCCCG
The Streptomyces sp. NBC_01723 genome window above contains:
- a CDS encoding type II toxin-antitoxin system VapB family antitoxin, which translates into the protein MIFKRIGNGRPYPDHGRESTRQWADVAPRPVRLDQLVTTKGQLDLETLLAEDSTFYGDLFAHVVKWQGDLYLEDGLHRAVRAALQQRQVLHARVLELD
- a CDS encoding LytR C-terminal domain-containing protein translates to MGGQYKITGDKYPRMRPARRRGRLAFLGVACVTVLGVLGWGTLQLVDVFTGGDKASAAGAAGCVTASARTSAAPAAAKLPKPGQVTVNVLNATTRGGLAQKTADELKKRGFRIGDVSNAPKEYDKKVDGTGLLLGPAASLKSSLTVLGTQLAGAEPRVEAARKGAEVDLIIGNAFKGLAKPAAADAALTRLSAPQPTPTAEKKSC